A section of the Leptotrichia buccalis C-1013-b genome encodes:
- a CDS encoding efflux RND transporter periplasmic adaptor subunit: MRKKDEIIWILPTILIFILLLMIKFCIPKINKKYVIEKITRENIELFVDMKGTAVASNVTKIGINLNLSVDDVYYKTGDFVKKGDIIVKFSDYQKNNINEKKMLLAIKSSQLRNLEKQKKLGADVNQKIQELQGEISALKLEIQQELKNMPLIQRVVRSPFDAYIVKINALKGGITNENEPVLILARKENLKIVSESVVNEKVKNLNIGNIAEIGISKRENKKAGKEKTLEKLVKIEDGKNKEILSNKNLKESSDLYSEKKIVEGKLFKINKINNMSIFEFFLDSFKELFLNENVDIRVFYQKKENILTVPKQAVVLKNKKSYIYLIDKNNLVKEREVLVGIDNGEKIEVLGTDIEEGMEIVGNPDEKIGNNVIVERKKIQDEELENKRRLEKLEKENEKLENRMNENEREIIRLKRKQ; this comes from the coding sequence TTGAGAAAAAAAGATGAAATAATTTGGATTTTACCTACAATATTAATTTTTATTCTTCTCTTAATGATAAAATTCTGTATTCCGAAAATTAATAAAAAATATGTAATCGAAAAGATAACACGTGAAAATATTGAGTTATTTGTAGATATGAAGGGAACTGCTGTTGCAAGTAATGTTACTAAAATAGGAATAAATTTAAATCTTTCTGTCGATGATGTTTACTATAAGACAGGAGATTTTGTGAAAAAGGGCGATATAATAGTAAAATTTAGCGATTATCAGAAAAATAATATCAATGAGAAAAAAATGCTGCTTGCAATTAAAAGTTCACAATTAAGAAATTTAGAAAAACAGAAAAAATTAGGAGCCGACGTTAATCAGAAAATTCAGGAATTGCAAGGAGAAATTTCGGCACTAAAACTAGAAATACAGCAAGAATTAAAAAATATGCCATTAATTCAAAGAGTTGTAAGAAGTCCATTTGATGCCTATATTGTGAAAATTAATGCTTTAAAGGGAGGAATTACAAATGAAAATGAACCGGTATTGATTTTGGCAAGGAAAGAAAATTTAAAAATAGTTAGTGAAAGTGTAGTGAATGAAAAAGTAAAAAATTTAAATATTGGGAATATTGCAGAAATTGGTATTTCTAAAAGAGAAAATAAAAAAGCTGGTAAAGAAAAGACACTCGAAAAGTTAGTAAAAATTGAAGACGGAAAAAATAAGGAAATTTTATCAAATAAGAATTTAAAAGAAAGTTCAGATTTATATTCAGAAAAGAAAATTGTTGAAGGAAAACTCTTTAAAATTAATAAAATTAATAATATGAGTATATTTGAATTTTTTCTAGATTCGTTTAAAGAATTATTTTTGAATGAAAATGTGGATATTCGTGTATTTTATCAAAAGAAGGAAAATATTCTGACAGTTCCTAAACAAGCTGTTGTCTTAAAAAATAAGAAGAGTTATATTTATTTGATTGATAAAAATAATTTGGTTAAAGAAAGGGAAGTTTTGGTTGGAATTGATAATGGGGAAAAAATTGAAGTTTTGGGGACTGATATTGAGGAAGGAATGGAAATTGTTGGAAATCCTGATGAAAAGATTGGGAATAATGTAATTGTGGAACGGAAAAAAATTCAGGATGAAGAACTGGAGAATAAAAGAAGGTTGGAAAAACTTGAGAAAGAAAATGAAAAATTAGAGAATAGAATGAATGAAAATGAAAGGGAAATTATTAGATTAAAAAGAAAACAATAA
- a CDS encoding CapA family protein codes for MKKYILLILLSISVFLVLSFAAISTNSDFKDFITKFINSEKNFNNQQNAANKNDEKKEFTIIGVGDIMLGSNYPSQDLLPKNDANILQNTQDILHNADITVGNLEGTLFDTGGKPKSCGNPSVCYVFRSPSRYGKYFKEAGFDYLSIANNHSNDFGETGIRETMKNLDSLGIKYAGIKGIVESAVLEKDGKKFGFVSFAPNLVTVKLSDYSYVKKLLTDLRPKVDILVVMFHGGAEGAGAEHIPRKDEIFHGENRGNVYEFAHFAIDNGADIIFGQGPHVTRAIELYKNKFISYSGGNFATYGKINISGSMGLAPIFKIKTDDKGNFISGEIIPVRQTHGSFGPFVDNEKSVIKKIISLNKSDFPKGNGLSVNEDGKILKSDSSN; via the coding sequence ATGAAAAAATATATTTTATTAATTTTATTGAGTATTTCTGTTTTTTTAGTCCTGTCATTTGCAGCTATTAGTACAAATTCTGATTTTAAAGACTTTATAACAAAATTTATTAATTCTGAAAAAAATTTTAACAATCAACAAAATGCCGCTAACAAAAATGATGAAAAAAAAGAATTTACAATAATCGGTGTCGGAGATATAATGCTTGGCTCAAATTATCCATCTCAAGATTTGCTTCCTAAAAATGATGCAAACATTCTTCAAAATACACAAGATATTTTACACAATGCAGATATAACTGTCGGAAATCTTGAAGGTACATTATTTGATACTGGCGGAAAGCCTAAAAGCTGTGGTAATCCGAGTGTCTGCTATGTTTTCCGAAGTCCATCCAGATATGGAAAGTATTTTAAGGAAGCTGGATTTGACTATCTAAGTATCGCTAATAATCACAGTAATGATTTTGGAGAAACTGGAATCAGGGAAACTATGAAAAATTTAGATAGTTTAGGTATAAAATATGCGGGAATAAAAGGAATCGTTGAAAGCGCAGTTTTAGAAAAAGATGGCAAAAAATTTGGATTTGTTTCTTTTGCTCCCAATTTAGTTACTGTAAAATTAAGTGATTACAGTTATGTAAAAAAACTTTTAACTGATTTAAGACCAAAAGTTGACATATTAGTTGTTATGTTTCATGGTGGTGCTGAAGGTGCGGGTGCAGAACATATTCCAAGAAAAGATGAAATTTTTCATGGTGAAAATCGTGGAAATGTCTACGAATTTGCTCATTTTGCGATAGATAATGGAGCTGATATTATTTTCGGTCAAGGCCCTCATGTTACACGTGCAATTGAACTTTATAAAAACAAATTTATTTCCTATAGCGGTGGAAATTTTGCAACTTATGGGAAAATTAATATTTCTGGTTCTATGGGACTTGCTCCTATTTTTAAAATAAAAACAGATGACAAAGGTAACTTCATTTCTGGAGAAATTATTCCCGTAAGACAAACTCATGGAAGTTTTGGTCCTTTTGTAGACAATGAAAAATCGGTTATTAAGAAAATCATCTCATTAAATAAATCTGACTTTCCTAAAGGAAATGGGCTTTCTGTTAATGAAGACGGAAAAATTTTAAAATCTGACAGCTCTAATTAA
- a CDS encoding DUF956 family protein: MAISMNTKVLYTTKANTLNGMFGNKNGNILVGNNAFEFYNSRNPEDYIQIPWNEIIRVRAQLFFKDKYIRGFFIDTKNAGTYNFVVKNAGKTLKIMRDFLGNEKIVRNKPLLSMKNIFNLFKKNK; encoded by the coding sequence TTGGCTATTTCAATGAATACAAAAGTTCTGTATACAACAAAAGCAAACACATTAAATGGAATGTTTGGCAATAAAAATGGAAATATTCTTGTAGGAAACAATGCTTTTGAATTTTATAACAGTCGTAATCCTGAAGATTATATCCAAATCCCTTGGAATGAGATTATAAGAGTAAGAGCTCAGCTTTTTTTCAAAGACAAGTATATTCGTGGTTTTTTCATAGATACAAAAAATGCTGGAACATATAATTTTGTTGTAAAAAATGCTGGAAAGACGTTAAAAATCATGCGTGATTTCTTAGGAAATGAAAAAATCGTACGAAATAAGCCTTTATTGTCCATGAAAAACATATTTAATCTATTTAAAAAAAACAAATAA
- a CDS encoding PTS system mannose/fructose/sorbose family transporter subunit IID gives MAENKKVKLEKSDRFNIMLRSQFLQGSWNYERMQNGGWAYAIIPALKKLYPNKDDASAALKRHMEFFNTHPYIAAPILGVTLALEEERANGAPVDDAAIQGVKVGMMGPLAGIGDPVFWFTVRPILGAIAASLAADGSLIAPLFFFIVWNVIRVAFLWYTQEFGYQKGAEITKDLSGGLLQTITKGASILGMFVMGILVQRWTTINFPMVVSKVPLAKGAYIEFPKGSVDGTQLQKILGDVAKGLSLSPEKVTTLQDNLNQLVPGLAALLLTFLCMWLLKRKVSPIVIIFGLFAVGILGHLVGIF, from the coding sequence ATGGCAGAAAATAAGAAAGTAAAATTAGAAAAATCAGATCGTTTTAATATAATGTTACGTTCACAATTTCTTCAAGGTTCTTGGAACTATGAACGTATGCAAAATGGAGGATGGGCTTACGCTATAATTCCTGCATTAAAAAAACTATATCCAAATAAAGATGATGCTTCAGCAGCTTTAAAAAGACATATGGAATTCTTTAATACTCACCCATATATTGCCGCGCCTATTTTAGGAGTAACTTTAGCTCTGGAAGAAGAAAGAGCTAATGGGGCTCCAGTTGATGATGCGGCTATCCAAGGGGTAAAAGTTGGAATGATGGGACCACTTGCAGGAATTGGAGATCCAGTATTCTGGTTTACAGTACGTCCAATTTTAGGAGCAATTGCGGCTTCATTGGCGGCAGATGGATCACTTATAGCTCCTTTATTTTTCTTCATTGTATGGAATGTAATTCGTGTGGCTTTCTTATGGTATACTCAAGAATTTGGTTACCAAAAAGGTGCTGAAATTACAAAAGACTTATCAGGTGGTTTATTACAAACTATTACTAAAGGAGCATCCATTTTAGGAATGTTCGTTATGGGAATACTAGTTCAACGTTGGACAACAATTAATTTCCCAATGGTTGTATCAAAAGTTCCTTTAGCAAAAGGGGCTTATATAGAATTTCCAAAAGGTTCTGTAGACGGTACTCAGTTACAAAAAATTCTTGGAGATGTAGCAAAAGGACTATCGCTTTCTCCAGAAAAAGTAACAACTTTACAAGATAACTTAAATCAACTAGTACCAGGATTAGCGGCTTTACTATTGACTTTCCTATGTATGTGGTTGCTTAAGAGAAAAGTAAGTCCAATTGTAATTATATTTGGATTATTTGCAGTGGGAATTTTAGGACACTTAGTTGGAATATTTTAA
- a CDS encoding PTS mannose/fructose/sorbose transporter subunit IIC yields MDFNILSIILILIVAFLAGMEGILDQFQFHQPIIACSLIGIATGHIKECVMLGGVLQLMALGWANVGAAVAPDAALASVASAIIFAKNNFKDQGTVIGTAVALATAGLVLTMVVRTLSVVIVHQADREAEKGNFKGVELWHMIALACQGLRIVIPALLLVFLDPSIIQGALGALPEWFTKGMSIGGGFVVAVGYAMVINLMATKEVWPFFFLGFALAPVKELTLIATGIIGVAAAIIYLNVTNNKGNGGGDGGASSSGDPLGDILNDY; encoded by the coding sequence ATGGATTTTAATATTTTATCAATTATTTTAATATTAATCGTCGCATTTCTAGCAGGAATGGAAGGAATCCTTGATCAGTTCCAATTCCATCAGCCAATTATTGCATGTTCGTTAATTGGAATTGCGACAGGGCACATAAAAGAATGTGTTATGCTAGGTGGAGTTTTACAATTAATGGCTTTAGGTTGGGCAAATGTAGGAGCGGCTGTTGCGCCTGATGCGGCTCTTGCTTCTGTAGCTTCAGCTATAATTTTTGCAAAAAATAATTTTAAAGATCAAGGTACCGTAATTGGAACAGCTGTCGCTCTTGCAACTGCGGGACTAGTTTTAACTATGGTTGTTCGAACTTTATCAGTAGTTATTGTTCACCAAGCTGATAGAGAAGCAGAAAAAGGTAACTTTAAAGGTGTTGAATTATGGCATATGATAGCACTTGCGTGTCAAGGTTTACGTATCGTGATACCTGCTCTTTTATTAGTATTTCTTGATCCTTCTATTATCCAAGGAGCTCTAGGAGCACTGCCAGAATGGTTTACTAAGGGAATGAGTATTGGTGGTGGATTCGTTGTAGCAGTAGGATATGCAATGGTTATTAACTTAATGGCAACTAAAGAAGTATGGCCATTCTTCTTCCTAGGTTTTGCATTAGCACCAGTAAAAGAGCTTACATTAATTGCTACAGGAATTATTGGTGTTGCTGCAGCTATTATCTACTTAAATGTTACAAACAACAAAGGTAACGGTGGAGGAGACGGAGGAGCATCTTCTTCTGGAGATCCGTTAGGTGACATTTTAAATGACTATTAA
- a CDS encoding mannose/fructose/sorbose PTS transporter subunit IIA, translating to MVGIIIASHGEFAAGIKQSASMILGETEALESVVFMPSEGPDDLYKKIQDAITKLGTEEVLFIVDLWGGSPFNQSNRFFEEAPETRAIVAGLNLPMLLAALSEREDMETAHEVAEAIVPEGKDQIRVRPESLQPKDEGPKAVAQDDTPKGAIPEGTVIGDGKIKFVLARIDTRLLHGQVATSWTKATNPNRIIVVSDTVSKDELRKKLIEQAAPPGVRAHVIPLDKLVEVSKDPRFGNTKALLLFENPQDALYVIERGVEIKELNVGSMAHTVGKVMVNNVLSMDQNDVDTYKKLRDLGVQFDVRKVAADKRADLFKLISEKQNEGLKL from the coding sequence ATGGTAGGAATTATCATTGCAAGTCACGGTGAATTCGCAGCTGGTATAAAACAGTCAGCTTCAATGATTCTAGGTGAAACAGAAGCACTTGAATCAGTTGTCTTTATGCCAAGTGAAGGTCCTGATGATTTATACAAAAAAATTCAGGATGCCATTACAAAATTAGGAACTGAAGAAGTTCTATTTATTGTTGATTTATGGGGAGGAAGTCCTTTTAATCAGTCAAACCGTTTCTTTGAAGAAGCACCTGAAACAAGAGCTATTGTTGCAGGACTTAATTTACCAATGCTTCTAGCTGCCTTATCAGAAAGAGAAGATATGGAAACAGCTCACGAAGTAGCAGAAGCTATTGTTCCAGAAGGAAAAGATCAAATCAGAGTTCGTCCAGAAAGTCTGCAACCTAAAGATGAAGGTCCAAAAGCTGTAGCACAGGATGATACACCTAAAGGTGCCATTCCAGAAGGAACAGTTATTGGAGATGGAAAAATTAAATTTGTATTAGCACGTATTGATACTCGTCTATTACATGGACAAGTAGCAACAAGCTGGACAAAAGCAACTAATCCAAACAGAATTATTGTTGTTTCAGACACAGTTTCAAAAGATGAACTACGTAAAAAATTAATCGAGCAGGCAGCACCTCCAGGTGTACGTGCACATGTTATTCCGCTTGACAAATTAGTAGAAGTTTCAAAAGATCCAAGATTCGGAAATACAAAAGCATTATTGCTATTTGAAAACCCTCAGGATGCACTTTATGTAATTGAAAGAGGTGTAGAAATCAAGGAATTAAATGTAGGTTCAATGGCACATACTGTTGGAAAAGTTATGGTAAATAATGTACTTTCAATGGATCAAAATGATGTTGACACTTATAAGAAACTTAGAGATTTAGGTGTTCAATTTGATGTAAGAAAAGTTGCTGCTGACAAGAGAGCAGACTTATTTAAACTAATTTCAGAAAAACAAAACGAAGGATTAAAACTTTAA
- a CDS encoding DUF2207 domain-containing protein → MNKFYVIIIEITVVVLAGIYSILTWHFFGRDPKRKAIVPEFTESDYISAMFVAYINGERDSKEILKLGVLSLMLKGYISEVAENGTGNRKYVLNLKNRDNLRLRRETLFEEENNLLDVLSENELFENKLGIIRYKNRIVYFLEKKYKRIIYKNNYIFFIPIIFGIGVSIVFILLELLQGNLESAIIGTMFIFIWLEYVHGMSRGILKFLYTIVMLGIIVAVMVYMEIYLGLNLFILGIMFLIYEKVIGKYTVSGQRKMEYIEGLKMYFETAEKNRMDKFETEEEKINYFTQIYPYVIALKMKDKKIGIFKDSLDFVNTMGSYADAQYYVNEYIEAQFPILRKRHIFW, encoded by the coding sequence ATGAATAAATTTTATGTTATTATAATCGAGATTACTGTGGTTGTACTTGCTGGAATATATTCTATCTTAACGTGGCATTTTTTTGGAAGAGATCCCAAAAGAAAAGCTATTGTTCCTGAATTTACGGAGTCAGATTATATTTCTGCAATGTTTGTGGCATATATTAATGGCGAGAGAGATTCAAAGGAAATATTGAAATTAGGGGTATTATCATTAATGTTGAAGGGTTATATTTCTGAAGTTGCTGAAAATGGCACAGGAAATAGGAAATATGTTTTGAATCTGAAAAATAGGGATAATTTGAGATTGAGAAGGGAAACTTTGTTTGAAGAGGAAAATAACTTGCTGGATGTTCTTTCGGAAAATGAATTGTTTGAAAATAAACTGGGAATTATCAGATATAAAAATCGTATTGTATATTTTTTGGAAAAGAAATATAAAAGGATAATTTATAAAAACAATTATATATTTTTTATTCCAATAATATTTGGAATAGGAGTTTCTATAGTTTTTATCTTATTAGAATTATTACAAGGAAATCTTGAAAGTGCAATTATCGGAACAATGTTTATATTTATATGGCTTGAGTATGTACATGGAATGTCTAGAGGAATTTTAAAATTTTTATATACAATAGTTATGCTTGGAATAATTGTTGCTGTAATGGTGTATATGGAGATTTATTTGGGATTAAACCTATTTATTTTGGGAATAATGTTTTTAATTTATGAAAAGGTAATAGGAAAATATACAGTTTCAGGACAACGGAAAATGGAGTATATTGAAGGGCTTAAAATGTATTTTGAAACTGCAGAGAAAAATAGGATGGATAAATTTGAAACAGAAGAAGAGAAAATTAATTATTTCACTCAAATATACCCATATGTTATTGCACTTAAAATGAAAGATAAAAAAATAGGAATTTTTAAAGATTCTTTAGATTTTGTGAATACGATGGGAAGTTATGCTGACGCTCAATATTATGTTAACGAATATATAGAAGCACAATTTCCAATTCTTAGAAAACGACATATATTTTGGTAA
- a CDS encoding cysteine desulfurase family protein — protein sequence MKIVYLDNAATTKMSDKVINEMTKSFSENYGNPSSVHTLGQRAKSTVENARHIVAKNLKAETTEIVFTSGGAEGNNLVIRGFLKANKDKEKHIITSKIEHSTILKTFEQLEKEGYEVSYIGVNETGVVDIEELKRELREDTALVSIMFVNNETGVIQLIKEIGEILAERNIFFHTDAVQAIGKLKILPKDLKINALTATAHKFYGPKGAGFVFIDKKYSVEKEIWGGSQERNRRAGTENVHGILGLGVALEEVYENLEEISEKENKLQNYLENKLKIEIEKLGKKIKINGEKANRIKTTTNVYIEGVDIQMLLVALDLRGICISGGSACMSGSLENSHVLKAMGLTDEELKGSFRISIGKDTTIEEIDYFVENLIEVIL from the coding sequence ATGAAAATAGTGTATTTGGATAATGCAGCAACTACAAAAATGTCAGATAAAGTAATAAATGAGATGACGAAATCATTTAGCGAAAATTATGGAAATCCATCGTCTGTACATACATTAGGGCAACGTGCAAAATCGACTGTGGAGAATGCAAGACATATTGTTGCAAAAAATTTGAAAGCAGAAACAACTGAAATTGTGTTCACATCTGGTGGAGCTGAAGGGAATAATCTTGTGATAAGGGGATTTTTGAAAGCGAATAAGGATAAGGAGAAACATATCATAACGTCTAAAATAGAGCATTCTACGATTTTGAAGACCTTTGAACAATTAGAAAAAGAAGGATATGAAGTTTCGTATATTGGCGTTAATGAAACTGGAGTTGTAGATATCGAGGAATTGAAACGGGAATTGAGGGAAGATACGGCACTTGTTTCAATAATGTTTGTGAATAATGAAACTGGAGTTATTCAGCTAATTAAGGAAATTGGAGAAATTTTGGCAGAGAGAAATATATTTTTTCATACGGATGCAGTTCAGGCAATAGGAAAATTGAAAATTTTGCCAAAAGATTTGAAGATAAATGCTTTGACAGCAACAGCTCATAAATTTTACGGGCCTAAGGGAGCAGGATTTGTATTTATTGATAAAAAATATTCAGTTGAAAAGGAAATCTGGGGTGGCTCGCAGGAAAGGAACAGACGGGCTGGAACAGAAAATGTTCACGGAATTTTGGGACTTGGTGTGGCACTTGAGGAAGTTTATGAAAATTTGGAAGAAATATCAGAAAAAGAAAATAAACTGCAAAATTATCTAGAAAATAAACTGAAAATTGAAATTGAAAAACTTGGAAAAAAAATAAAAATAAATGGAGAAAAAGCTAATAGAATAAAAACAACAACGAATGTATACATAGAAGGAGTGGATATTCAAATGCTGCTAGTAGCACTAGATTTGAGAGGAATCTGTATAAGCGGCGGTTCTGCGTGTATGTCAGGCTCGCTTGAAAATTCACACGTTTTGAAGGCTATGGGACTTACTGACGAGGAATTGAAAGGTTCGTTTAGAATTAGTATTGGTAAAGATACTACTATTGAAGAAATAGATTATTTTGTAGAAAATTTAATTGAAGTTATTTTATAA
- a CDS encoding metallophosphoesterase family protein translates to MKKNEKKKKKYKFLCVSDIEILADMEEEFLKQRFKDVDFIMSAGDVSNNYLDYLVSVLNKDLICVNGNHTYNKDYPLGFAKVINGKFIKYKGLRILGLDGSKVYSFQEHQYSESQMKMKILKNIFFLRKGVDIVLSHASPEGIHDRDDGVHNGFKVFHKVIQHFKPKLWIHGHIHLSNFMNYQDTLVGETMVSNTFGYRIFTIEK, encoded by the coding sequence ATGAAAAAAAATGAGAAGAAAAAGAAAAAATATAAATTTTTGTGTGTGAGTGATATTGAGATTTTGGCGGATATGGAAGAGGAGTTTTTGAAGCAGAGGTTTAAGGATGTGGATTTTATAATGTCTGCTGGAGATGTTTCCAATAATTATCTGGATTATCTTGTTTCGGTGCTAAATAAGGATTTGATTTGTGTTAATGGGAATCACACTTATAATAAGGATTACCCGCTGGGATTTGCGAAAGTGATTAATGGGAAATTTATAAAATATAAGGGGCTTCGGATATTGGGACTTGATGGGAGCAAAGTTTATTCGTTTCAGGAACATCAGTATAGTGAAAGTCAGATGAAAATGAAAATTTTGAAAAATATTTTTTTTCTTCGTAAAGGAGTTGACATTGTTTTGAGCCATGCTTCTCCAGAGGGAATACACGACAGGGATGACGGAGTTCATAACGGATTTAAGGTTTTTCATAAGGTTATACAGCATTTTAAGCCAAAATTGTGGATTCATGGGCATATACATTTGTCTAATTTTATGAATTATCAGGATACGCTGGTTGGAGAGACGATGGTATCGAATACGTTTGGGTATAGAATATTTACGATTGAAAAATAG
- a CDS encoding DUF4032 domain-containing protein — MENRTLMSVMEAEEAYKKFLKSARGIFGFSFKKKENLKSFSEIQKEENAYNSVNLGIKEVSLDKIVGSVEKYADFDKNFVPKNNVVKQRWINIYIGYTSDSMLPMVILYKIKDNYYVYDGNHRVSVAKFLNFATIEAQVEEFLPTKDTKDKVIYRERMIFEKETGLSDISLSEPIKYKYLQEEIESYKILLNKRKIENTDLKEASKKWYVNVFLPIKTILSKNEIIKNYKGNLDDVFLSFLEHKYYLSKNIGKNVGYLYSMINFINLVKTNENRDLENICEIQTQELMEKYKKLEKIDNELINTDFKKKMGKNKLLKNKIINYFSQGIEKLPNKYSEYLFKNEEVANDAVLEKFGNYILNYVKILDAQKNNNLNNENKVLEKSEDTLDEIEVNKEKSEFENVETDVLNYILEIFLPIAEIFLEINEKDGFIFNEYEKLQNEFFNLLKLKNLLEAEGKFVKYENIMSESIKLAIDTKNKKMLTGVQEFLVSEKKKEFLKNLKKPEIFQEILEKYGEIKKYETYVKFFIALDNFGEEEFLNNLEKDLKEFYLQDDNVVEYKTEKVMKIENSSIFEDDYEIGFIDFFCNKFVW, encoded by the coding sequence ATGGAAAATAGGACTTTGATGAGTGTGATGGAGGCGGAAGAGGCTTATAAAAAATTTTTGAAGTCGGCAAGAGGGATATTTGGTTTTAGTTTTAAGAAAAAGGAAAATCTGAAGTCGTTTTCGGAAATTCAGAAGGAAGAAAATGCCTATAATAGCGTTAATTTGGGAATAAAGGAAGTTTCACTTGATAAAATTGTAGGAAGTGTTGAAAAATATGCAGATTTTGATAAAAATTTTGTTCCTAAAAATAATGTTGTAAAGCAGAGATGGATAAATATTTACATTGGATATACATCGGATAGTATGCTTCCGATGGTTATTCTTTATAAAATAAAGGATAATTACTATGTTTACGACGGCAATCACAGAGTTTCGGTTGCGAAATTTCTAAATTTTGCGACTATTGAGGCACAGGTGGAGGAATTTTTGCCGACAAAGGATACGAAGGATAAGGTTATTTATCGGGAACGTATGATTTTTGAGAAAGAAACAGGGCTTTCTGATATTTCACTTTCAGAGCCGATAAAATATAAATATTTGCAAGAAGAAATTGAAAGCTATAAAATTCTTTTGAATAAGAGAAAAATTGAAAATACGGATCTGAAGGAAGCATCGAAAAAATGGTATGTAAATGTATTTTTACCAATAAAAACAATACTTTCAAAAAATGAAATAATTAAAAATTATAAGGGAAATCTGGATGATGTTTTTTTGTCTTTTTTAGAGCATAAATATTATTTGAGTAAAAATATTGGAAAAAATGTGGGATATTTGTATAGCATGATTAATTTTATAAATCTTGTAAAAACAAACGAAAATAGGGATTTGGAAAATATTTGTGAAATTCAGACGCAGGAATTGATGGAAAAATATAAAAAATTGGAAAAGATTGATAATGAACTTATAAATACAGATTTTAAAAAGAAAATGGGGAAAAATAAACTTTTGAAAAATAAAATAATAAATTATTTTTCGCAAGGAATAGAAAAATTACCTAACAAATATTCTGAATATTTATTTAAGAATGAGGAAGTTGCAAATGACGCTGTGTTGGAGAAGTTTGGTAATTATATTTTAAATTATGTGAAAATTTTGGATGCTCAAAAGAATAATAACTTGAATAATGAAAATAAAGTTTTGGAAAAAAGTGAAGATACTCTTGATGAAATAGAAGTAAATAAGGAAAAAAGTGAATTTGAGAATGTTGAAACTGATGTGTTGAATTATATACTTGAAATATTTTTGCCGATTGCTGAAATATTTTTGGAAATAAATGAAAAAGATGGATTTATTTTCAATGAATACGAAAAATTGCAAAATGAGTTTTTTAATTTGTTAAAATTGAAAAATTTACTTGAAGCAGAGGGAAAATTTGTAAAATACGAAAATATAATGAGTGAAAGTATAAAACTTGCCATTGATACAAAAAATAAAAAAATGCTTACTGGAGTTCAGGAATTTCTTGTTTCAGAAAAGAAAAAAGAATTTTTGAAAAACTTGAAAAAGCCAGAAATTTTTCAGGAAATACTGGAAAAATATGGAGAAATAAAAAAATACGAAACTTATGTAAAATTTTTTATAGCACTTGATAATTTTGGAGAAGAGGAATTTTTGAATAATTTGGAAAAAGATTTAAAAGAATTTTATTTGCAAGATGATAATGTGGTTGAGTATAAGACGGAAAAAGTTATGAAAATTGAAAATAGCAGCATTTTTGAAGATGATTATGAAATTGGATTTATAGATTTTTTTTGTAATAAATTTGTTTGGTAA